A stretch of DNA from Allomeiothermus silvanus DSM 9946:
CGAGCGGGAGGGCTTCCGCTTTTACTTTCCCCTCACCTCGACGCTGTTGTTGAGCCTGGCCTTGAGCTTGGTGTTTAACCTGCTAGCCCGCTGGTTCCGGGAACCCTAGGTACTCCGCGGGCACAGCGTTGCTCCGCGATTGCACGAGCTGGGTCGGGCGGTGGATCGGCTCCTTAGTGCGCCACCCGGCATCTGGGGTCGGCGGAGCAAAGAACAGCCAATTAGTTGGGTATGGAATCCAGCACCCCCCTTTATTACGGCAGGCGCACGGTGCTGTTTTGGTAAGGGCTGCACAGCTGCGGCCCGCAGACCCGAGCGCTGACCTCGAGCGCGTATACCTCCTCGCGGTTATTGACTAGGTCGTTGATCGCGGTGTTGACCTGGGCGTAGAGCCCGCTAGTGGTCTTGTCCAGGCCTACCGCGGGGATGGGGATGCCCAAATAATTGCCCAAAGCAGCGGGGGCCAGCGAGAGCACTACCTTGAAGGTGCCCTCCAGGATTCGGCCCGTCACCCGGAAGAAGTTGCGATCCGGGACATATACCGGGAAGCTCGCGGTAGCTGGGGTATTGGGGCTTAAGGGGGCTTCGCCCTTGATCTCGCGGGTTTTGTTCTCATAGCGCGGAGAGAGGAGATTCCCCACCGGGGTGCGGTAAAAGAGGGTCACGGTGTACTCGGCCCGTACCGCGTCGCGGGCCACCGTCGGATAGACCACCAGGGTGCAGGCGTTGGGCCCGTACTCGAGCAGTGGCCCCGGACGGTTGAATTCGCCTACGCAAGCCACGTTGAGCCGCGGAGCCTGGGCGTAGGCGCTCAAGTACTCGGGGTCGGTGTTGAGGTTGCGCGGAGCGCAGGCCACCAAAAGCAGCATCCCGGCTAGCAGCAGCTTTTTCATGTTTTCACCATAACGTACCCGCCTGAGTAGTGGATTACCCCCCTCGCGGCAGTACCGAGGGGGGTCAAGGCAAGGGCGGTTAGCGCACCACAATGTTCAGCAGCTTCCCCGGCACGTAGATCTCTTTCACCACCTGTTTGCCCTCGAGGTGGGCTTGCACGTTGGGAATCTCTCGGGCAATGCGCCGAATCTCGTCCTCGCTGGCGCCTGTGGGTACGATGACTTTGCCGCGCACCTTGCCTGAGACCTGCACTACCAGCTCAAAGGAATCGGCTAGTAGAGCCTCCGGATCCACCTCGGGCCACCTGGCCGCAAACACCGACTGGCCTTGGCCCCAATCGAACCAGTGCCAAAGCTCCTCGGCGAGGTGGGGGGCGAAGGGGGCCAACATCTGAAGGTAATAGCGGATGGCGGTGCGGTAGACAGGGGAGACGGGGTTTTCCTTGCGATAGTCGTAGAGGGTGTTGAGGAGTTCCATCAACGCCGCCACGGCGGTGTTGAAGCGGAGCGCTTCGATGTCCTCGCCGACTTTCTTGAGGGTCTGGTGGAGCTTTTGGTACAGGGCTTTGTCGGCACCGCCAAGAGCTTGGGCCTCGAAGTGATCAGAAGTTTTCCCTAACTCGGCGCGGTCCTCCGCGACCCGCCGCCAGACCCGGTTGAGGTAGCGCCAGCTTCCCTGCACGCCCTCCTCAGTCCAGATCATCTCGTTCTCGGGCGGGGCGGCGAAGAGAATGGTGATGCGGGCGATGTCGGCGCCTTGCTCCTTCACGAAGGGGCCCACCATCACCCCGTTGCCCAGCGATTTTGACATGGTGGCGGGCTTCCAGAAGTGGATGCTGCCGTCGTCGTGGGTGCGCAGCTCGGCCCCGCTCTTCTTGGCCTCTTCTACAGAGAGCGTTTCCGGGAGATCCAGCTTGGCCCGACGCTCGGAACTCAGGAAGCGAATCTGCCCGTCCTTTACCTCTACCGCCCCCACGTCGGTCCAGCCCATTACCATGCCTTGGGTGAAGAGGCCCTCGAAGGGCTCCTCGACCTTGACCATGCCCAGGTCGTGCAAGAACTTGGTGAAAAAGCGTGAGTAGAGCAGGTGCAAGATAGCATGTTCCACCCCGCCGATGTACTGGTCTACGGGCATCCAGAAGTTAGCCCGCTCGGGGTCGAAGGGCAGGTGCTCGTTGTGGGCATCGGTATAGCGCAAGAAGTACCAGGACGAGTCAAAAAACGTATCCATGGTGTCGGTGTCGCGCCGGGCTTTACCCCCGCACTTGGGACAGGTAGTCTCGTAGAACTCGGGGTGGGCGGCCAGCGGGCTCTTGCCCTTGGGCCTTATGTCCTCCACGTCTTTGAGGGTGGGGAGCACCACCGGCAATTGCTCGTACGGCACCGGCACGATGCCACAGCTATCGCAGTGGATCATGGGGATG
This window harbors:
- the leuS gene encoding leucine--tRNA ligase → MSDKYNPHELEPKWQRYWQEIGLLKATEGSEKKSYILVMFPYPSGDLHMGHLKNYTMGDVLARFRTQQGYSVLHPFGWDAFGLPAENAALKFGVSPADWTFGNIQQSKESLALMGIQYDWSREVTTCTPEYYKWNQWIFLKMYERGLAYRKKSYVNWDPVEQSVLANEQVIDGRGWRSGALVEKRELEQWYLKITDYAERLLADLDKLPRWPEKVKAMQRAWIGKSTGAEFDFQVKGHDVKIRVFSTRPDTIFGATFMVLAPEHELVARITTPEQKEAVEAYVAATRMKSEVERQREDREKTGVFTGAYAINPASGKEIPIWIADYVLSGYGTGAIMGVPGQDERDWEFAEQFGLEIIRTVEPPAGWQGKAYTEDGPAINSGFLNGLHVEEAKKKIIEWMQEKGIGEGKVNYRLRDWLISRQRYWGTPIPMIHCDSCGIVPVPYEQLPVVLPTLKDVEDIRPKGKSPLAAHPEFYETTCPKCGGKARRDTDTMDTFFDSSWYFLRYTDAHNEHLPFDPERANFWMPVDQYIGGVEHAILHLLYSRFFTKFLHDLGMVKVEEPFEGLFTQGMVMGWTDVGAVEVKDGQIRFLSSERRAKLDLPETLSVEEAKKSGAELRTHDDGSIHFWKPATMSKSLGNGVMVGPFVKEQGADIARITILFAAPPENEMIWTEEGVQGSWRYLNRVWRRVAEDRAELGKTSDHFEAQALGGADKALYQKLHQTLKKVGEDIEALRFNTAVAALMELLNTLYDYRKENPVSPVYRTAIRYYLQMLAPFAPHLAEELWHWFDWGQGQSVFAARWPEVDPEALLADSFELVVQVSGKVRGKVIVPTGASEDEIRRIAREIPNVQAHLEGKQVVKEIYVPGKLLNIVVR